A genomic region of Gossypium hirsutum isolate 1008001.06 chromosome D01, Gossypium_hirsutum_v2.1, whole genome shotgun sequence contains the following coding sequences:
- the LOC107922365 gene encoding phosphatidylinositol 3-kinase, root isoform: protein MSGNEFRFFLSCDINLPVTFRVDRLEGTLPSPNSPNSGTDSTTEERKSELYVECALYIDGAPFGLPTKTRLESAGPLYCWNELITLSTKYRDLTAHSQLALTVWDLSCGKDDGLIGGATILLFNNKMQLKTGKQKLRLWLGKQADGSFPTSTPGKVPRQERGELERLEKLANKYERGQIQPVDWLDRLTFKAMEKIKDRESLKNGSSHLYLVVDFCSFEHRVVFQESGANFLLPSPIASSNELVTVWDPEVGKINPSEHKQLKLARSLTRGIIDRDLKPSSNERKSIQRILKYPPTRALSGDERQLLWKFRFSLMSEKRALTKFLRCVEWSDVQEAKQAIELMGKWEMIDVCDALELLSPLFESEEVRAYAVSVLERADDEELQCYLLQLVQALRFERTDKSRLSQFLVQRSLRNIELASFLRWFVAVELHDPAYAKRFYSTYEFLEENMIKLTAGVNGEEDGFKMWQSLVRQTELTAQLCSIMRDVRNVRGNTQKKIEKLRQLLSGLLSELTYFDEPIRSPLAPSVLITGIVPSESSIFKSALHPLRLTFRTANGGQSKVIFKKGDDIRQDQLVVQMVSLMDRLLKLENLDLHLTPYKVLATGQDEGMLEFIPSRSLAQILSDHRSIISYLQKFHPDEHGPFGITATCLETFIKSCAGYSVITYILGIGDRHLDNLLLRDDGRLFHVDFGFILGRDPKPFPPPMKLCKEMVEAMGGAESQYYTRFKSYCCEAYNILRKSSNLILNLFHLMAGSNIPDIASDPEKGILKLQEKFRLDLDDEACIHFFQDLINESVSALFPQMVETIHRWAQYWR, encoded by the exons ATGAGTGGCAACGAATTTCGATTCTTCTTGTCTTGCGATATCAACCTTCCCGTTACCTTTCGCGTCGACAGATTGGAGGGGACTTTGCCTTCCCCAAATTCTCCTAATTCAG GGACCGATTCCACTACAGAGGAGAGGAAAAGTGAACTCTATGTGGAGTGTGCATTGTACATTGACGGTGCTCCGTTTGGTCTTCCAACAAAAACAAG GTTGGAGTCTGCAGGACCGTTGTATTGTTGGAATGAACTAATAACATTGAGTACTAAATATCGAGACTTGACTGCACACTCACAACTTGCTTTGACA GTCTGGGATCTGTCATGCGGAAAAGATGATGGGCTAATTGGTGGCGCTACGATTCTTCTATTCAACAACAAAATGCAACTCAAAACAGGGAAACAGAAGCTTAGACTCTGGTTAGGGAAACAAGCAGATGGATCGTTTCCAACAAGTACTCCTGGAAAG GTCCCCAGGCAAGAGCGTGGAGAATTGGAGCGTCTGGAAAAGCTTGCAAATAAGTATGAAAGGGGACAGATTCAACCTGTTGATTGGCTAGATCGACTCACATTCAAGGCTATGGAAAAAATCAAGGATAGGGAAAGCTTGAAAAATGGAAGTTCCCATTTATACTTAGTTGTTGACTTCTGTAGTTTTGAACATCGAGTTGTTTTTCAG GAATCAGGGGCCAATTTCTTATTACCATCTCCAATAGCTTCATCAAATGAACTGGTCACTGTGTGGGACCCTGAAGTGGGAAAGATAAACCCTTCTGAGCACAAGCAATTGAAGCTTGCAAGGAGTTTAACTCGTGGTATTATTGACAGGGACCTCAAGCCTAGCTCTAATGAACGAAA GTCAATACAAAGAATTTTGAAATATCCTCCTACAAGGGCCTTGAGTGGAGATGAGAGGCAGCTTCTTTGGAAATTTCGCTTCTCATTGATGTCTGAGAAGAGGGCCCTCACAAAATTTCTTCGATGTGTTGAATGGAGTGATGTTCAG GAAGCAAAGCAGGCAATTGAGCTTATGGGCAAGTGGGAAATGATTGATGTCTGTGATGCGTTGGAGCTTCTATCTCCACTTTTTGAGAGTGAAGAG GTTCGTGCATATGCTGTTAGTGTTCTTGAAAGGGCTGATGATGAAGAACTTCAATGTTACTTGCTTCAACTAGTTCAGGCACTTCGATTTGAACGAACTGATAAATCTCGCCTTTCTCAGTTCCTTGTGCAACGTT CTTTACGTAATATTGAATTGGCTAGTTTTCTACGGTGGTTTGTTGCTGTGGAACTTCATGATCCTGCCTATGCAAAACGGTTTTATTCTACCTACGAGTTCCTAGAAGAAAATATGATTAAG CTGACAGCTGGTGTAAATGGAGAAGAGGATGGATTTAAGATGTGGCAGAGCTTGGTTCGTCAGACAGAACTGACAGCCCAGTTGTGTTCTATAATGAGAGACGTGAGAAATGTGCGTGGCAATACTCAAAAGAAGATTGAAAAGCTTAGACAGCTCCTTTCTGGTCTTCTTAGTGAACTTACTTATTTTGATGAG CCAATTCGTTCACCCTTGGCTCCTAGTGTCCTTATCACTGGAATTGTGCCTTCGGAGTCGTCAATATTCAAAAGTGCATTACATCCTTTGCGACTAACTTTCCGAACAGCCAATGGTGGACAAAGTAAGGTCATATTTAAAAAGGGTGATGATATTCGGCAAGATCAATTG GTTGTCCAAATGGTTTCACTTATGGATAGATTACTAAAGTTAGAAAATCTTGATCTTCACTTAACTCCATATAAGGTGCTGGCAACTGGACAAGATGAGGGCATGCTCGAATTCATACCATCCCGTTCTTTGGCACAG ATTCTTTCAGATCATCGTAGCATTATAAGCTATCTACAGAAATTTCATCCTGATGAACACGGACCGTTTGGGATTACAGCCACTTGTCTTGAAACCTTTATAAAAAGTTGTGCTGGCTACTctgttatcacatatatacttGGAATTGGAGACAG ACATCTTGACAACCTTCTGCTTAGGGATGATGGACGCCTTTTCCATGTTGATTTTGGTTTTATTCTTGGCCGAGATCCTAAGCCATTTCCACCACCAATGAAACTTTGCAAAGAAATGGTTGAAGCTATGGGTGGAGCAGAGAG CCAATATTATACAAGGTTCAAATCCTATTGTTGTGAAGCATACAACATTCTCCGTAAATCCAGTAACCTTATATTAAATCTTTTCCATCTCATGGCCGGTTCTAACATTCCTGACATAGCATCTGATCCTGAAAAAGGCATCCTCAAG CTCCAAGAGAAGTTCCGGTTGGACTTGGATGATGAGGCCTGCATACATTTCTTCCAGGATCTTATCAATGAGAGTGTTAGTGCCTTGTTTCCTCAAATGGTTGAGACTATTCATCGGTGGGCTCAATACTGGCGCTGA